Proteins found in one Parasteatoda tepidariorum isolate YZ-2023 chromosome 7, CAS_Ptep_4.0, whole genome shotgun sequence genomic segment:
- the LOC107445516 gene encoding UPF0598 protein CG30010, whose amino-acid sequence MMFKSIMRCSMNIILNNKIRYISYIQGQSPEPNSREYFYFIDHQGMLFLDDAKIKNFTSCFKDKKFLQFFFKRLKVNDTGKYELDFPYYSPCGREKNFVRCDDLPIVFTHIIQESTSDVPMPYLSYGHAGELLKIKFQPEKIAMLPENGRVYHPGPESIGGVGLIKSSLAAQLSSGFIYANNGSSDDLPLSLSWLSKKYDLTNEILPKLYKLQGKI is encoded by the exons atgatgTTCAAATCTATCATGCGTTGTTCAATgaacattatattaaataataaaattcgctatatttcttatattcaaGGCCAAAGTCCAGAGCCTAACAGtcgtgaatatttttattttattgaccaTCAGGGAATG ctatttttagacgatgcaaaaataaagaattttacatCGTGTTTCAAAG ataaaaagtttttgcaattcTTTTTCAAACGATTGAAAGTAAATGATACTGGAAAATATGAATTAGATTTTCCATATTACTCGCCATGTGGAAGGGAGAAGAATTTCGTAAGATGTGATGATCTCCCAATAGTATTTACTCACATTATACAAGAATCAACCAGTGACGTGCCTATGCCTTATTTGTCATATGGTCATGCAGGAGAGctacttaaaatcaaatttcaaccAGAAAAGATTGCCATGCTTCCAGAAAATGGCAGAGTATATCATCCTGGGCCAGAATCAATTGGTGGTGTAGGCCTTATAAAATCTTCTCTGGCTGCACAACTAAGTTCTGGCTTCATTTATGCAAACAATGGATCTTCAGATGATTTGCCACTTTCTCTTTCTTGGctcagtaaaaaatatgatcTAACAAATGAGATTTTACCCAAGCTTTACAAACTACAAGGGaaaatttag